Proteins encoded together in one Bacteroides zoogleoformans window:
- a CDS encoding DHH family phosphoesterase — protein sequence MLTKVIEQAKIDHFIKWLDRADKIVIVSHVGPDGDAIGSSLGLWHFLDSLGKTANIIVPNAFPDFLKWMPGSKEVLFYDRYKEFADKLIAEADVICCLDFNAIHRIDAMGSAILAAQARKILIDHHPHPEDFCKIIISHPEISSTSELVFRLICRMGYFSDISKEGAECIYTGMMTDTGGFTYNSNNREIYFIISELLSKGIDKDDIYRKVYNTYSESRLRLMGYVLSQMKVYPAHHAALISLTKEEQGRFDYIRGDSEGFVNIPLSIRGVVFSCFLREDTEKPMIKISLRSVGTFPCNKLAAEFFNGGGHLNASGGEFYGTMEEAREVLEQALEKYKPLLCAKG from the coding sequence ATGCTGACCAAAGTAATAGAACAAGCTAAGATAGACCATTTCATCAAATGGCTCGATCGTGCAGATAAGATAGTAATCGTTTCCCATGTGGGACCTGATGGAGATGCTATTGGCTCTTCCTTGGGGCTGTGGCATTTTCTTGATTCACTGGGAAAAACAGCAAATATCATAGTGCCGAATGCTTTCCCTGATTTCCTGAAATGGATGCCCGGAAGTAAAGAGGTTTTGTTTTACGACCGTTATAAAGAGTTTGCCGACAAGTTGATAGCCGAAGCGGATGTCATCTGTTGCCTTGATTTCAATGCCATTCATCGGATTGACGCAATGGGGAGCGCCATTCTTGCCGCTCAAGCAAGGAAAATATTGATAGACCATCATCCTCATCCTGAGGACTTCTGCAAGATTATCATTTCTCATCCGGAGATATCTTCGACCTCGGAACTCGTCTTTCGTCTGATTTGCCGCATGGGCTATTTCAGTGATATCTCAAAAGAAGGGGCGGAATGCATCTATACGGGGATGATGACCGATACCGGCGGATTCACCTATAACTCCAACAATCGTGAAATTTATTTCATTATCAGTGAGTTGCTATCAAAAGGCATAGACAAGGATGATATCTATCGTAAAGTCTATAATACTTATTCCGAAAGCCGTCTGCGTTTGATGGGATATGTCTTGTCGCAGATGAAAGTGTATCCCGCCCATCATGCGGCCCTTATTTCTTTGACCAAAGAGGAACAAGGGCGGTTCGATTATATCCGGGGAGATAGTGAAGGCTTTGTGAATATACCGCTAAGCATCAGAGGAGTTGTTTTTTCCTGCTTCCTGCGTGAAGATACGGAAAAGCCGATGATAAAGATTTCTTTACGTTCGGTGGGCACATTCCCATGCAATAAGCTGGCAGCCGAGTTCTTCAATGGAGGCGGACATCTGAATGCCTCCGGCGGTGAATTTTATGGGACAATGGAAGAGGCGAGAGAAGTTCTTGAACAGGCTTTGGAGAAGTACAAGCCACTGCTTTGTGCCAAAGGATAA